The proteins below come from a single Deltaproteobacteria bacterium genomic window:
- a CDS encoding phosphoenolpyruvate carboxykinase, with translation MRNYFKEAAVTIYREAREGGRLLEGLGLDQLKELSLRQEGVIQTNLGSVAADSEPMSRSAPFTKNNVDHIFGEEEERLAQQAIERLRRDRVVSLDTIIGDGRDGVTARFLMPEQYIQIAYGLKLLFEDTPAPRVVEEPTYTLIFFSDDSFERNKVRKLLEKDVTIRLWMGERRGDQVKICRNSTYLGEAKKGVFQFEGWRVKAIDRQGIFLHCGARRDNLWIYDLETERPELQERVTGVAGLTATGKTTTLCRKLAKLPRETSEMIGDDGGTLGFDGSYAAFEMGGVYIKTEGLDENQPEILRAALSADTFLENVAISKYPYMPDFMDLSKTGNGRAVIRRDNLGLASKGLRADRLDFIIMLTRNPLANVISKMTPEQATMQFIYGESIESTGGNPEEAGTFKRVVFLDPFLTGDRLEHAMLFYEILRRNRIKCYLANTGTIGEHEMKVSLRQSLATYSDVMRTQLRIGSEPDHLGYHYPIKSDRSNMDLMNASPMFRDRELLRRKVSDFLKGRRLALEQFESKWGTIPDEIRESLPYREDQLRFSFSEKDNHHFVE, from the coding sequence ATGAGAAACTATTTCAAGGAAGCGGCGGTGACGATCTATCGGGAGGCCCGTGAAGGGGGCCGGTTGCTCGAGGGGCTGGGGCTTGACCAGTTGAAGGAGCTCTCCCTGCGGCAGGAAGGGGTGATCCAGACGAACCTGGGGTCGGTGGCGGCCGATTCGGAACCCATGTCACGCTCGGCGCCCTTTACGAAGAACAATGTTGACCATATTTTCGGCGAGGAAGAGGAACGGCTTGCCCAGCAGGCCATTGAGCGCTTGCGGAGAGATCGGGTGGTATCACTGGACACGATCATCGGTGACGGGCGCGATGGGGTAACGGCGCGTTTTCTGATGCCGGAGCAGTATATACAGATCGCTTACGGATTAAAGCTGTTGTTCGAGGACACGCCGGCGCCGCGGGTAGTGGAGGAGCCCACCTATACCTTGATATTTTTCAGCGATGACTCCTTTGAACGGAACAAGGTCAGAAAGCTCCTGGAGAAGGACGTGACGATCCGGTTGTGGATGGGTGAACGCCGGGGTGACCAGGTGAAGATATGCCGGAACAGCACCTATCTGGGAGAGGCGAAAAAAGGGGTGTTCCAGTTCGAGGGATGGCGGGTAAAGGCCATAGACAGGCAGGGAATATTTCTGCACTGCGGAGCCCGGAGGGACAACCTGTGGATATACGACCTGGAGACGGAAAGGCCTGAGTTGCAGGAGCGGGTGACCGGGGTTGCCGGGCTGACGGCGACGGGCAAGACGACGACGCTCTGCCGGAAGCTGGCGAAGCTACCCCGGGAGACATCGGAGATGATAGGGGATGACGGCGGCACGCTCGGGTTCGACGGGAGTTATGCGGCCTTTGAAATGGGCGGCGTGTACATCAAGACGGAAGGTCTTGATGAAAACCAGCCTGAGATCCTGCGGGCGGCGCTGAGCGCCGACACGTTCCTGGAAAACGTTGCCATATCGAAATATCCTTACATGCCGGATTTCATGGACCTGAGCAAGACAGGAAACGGCCGGGCCGTCATCCGGCGGGACAACCTGGGACTGGCGAGCAAGGGCCTGCGGGCGGACCGCCTGGACTTTATCATCATGCTGACGCGCAATCCCCTGGCGAACGTCATATCGAAGATGACACCGGAGCAGGCGACGATGCAGTTCATATACGGGGAATCGATCGAGAGCACGGGGGGCAATCCTGAGGAAGCAGGGACGTTCAAGCGCGTGGTGTTTCTGGATCCCTTTCTGACGGGAGACCGTCTCGAGCATGCCATGCTGTTTTACGAGATCCTCAGGCGGAACCGGATCAAATGTTACCTGGCGAACACGGGGACCATCGGGGAGCACGAGATGAAGGTTTCCCTGCGGCAGTCTCTGGCGACTTACAGCGATGTGATGCGGACGCAACTGCGTATAGGATCGGAGCCGGACCACCTGGGGTATCATTATCCCATCAAGAGCGACCGCTCGAACATGGACCTGATGAACGCGTCCCCCATGTTCCGGGACCGTGAACTTCTGAGGCGCAAGGTATCGGATTTTCTGAAAGGCCGGCGGCTCGCTCTCGAACAGTTCGAATCGAAATGGGGAACCATTCCCGATGAGATCAGGGAATCACTTCCCTATCGGGAGGACCAGCTGCGATTTTCCTTTTCGGAAAAGGATAATCATCACTTTGTCGAGTAG